From the genome of Kaistella daneshvariae, one region includes:
- a CDS encoding AMP-binding protein: MKIDFSQNSWQNLTPKTDFEQKVLAFISDWFSASETVKVQTSGSTGTPKIFDIEKEKMRNSAKMTCDILELQRGDSALLCLPVEYISGKMMVVRAIERKLILTVKSPSATPLDDLNEEINFCALSPLQVENSLRKLHFFQNIIIGGAAVSETLKNKIQSALKSSEGQNTPKIFETYGMSETLSHIALKEIFPVPEAFFSVLPDVEISTDDRNCLQIFALNLNSELLKTNDLVEIKNQNQFRFLARIDHVINSGGLKIYPEELETLVKKVLPQELIFLGIPDEVLGQKLVLVIEGAEDETQKLLLKTVNFPTKNHQPKEIIFLQEFPRIPNGKIDRQKLLQIATEKIRR, encoded by the coding sequence ATGAAAATCGATTTTTCTCAAAACTCCTGGCAAAACCTCACGCCGAAAACTGATTTTGAACAAAAAGTACTCGCTTTTATCAGCGACTGGTTTTCAGCATCCGAAACGGTGAAAGTTCAGACTTCCGGTTCCACAGGTACACCGAAAATTTTCGATATTGAGAAAGAAAAAATGCGGAATTCCGCGAAAATGACCTGCGACATTTTAGAACTTCAAAGAGGCGATTCGGCACTACTCTGCCTTCCCGTAGAATATATTTCCGGAAAAATGATGGTCGTACGCGCGATAGAAAGAAAGTTAATTTTAACCGTAAAATCGCCATCGGCCACGCCGCTGGATGACTTAAACGAAGAAATTAACTTCTGTGCGCTTTCACCACTTCAGGTAGAAAATTCCCTGCGAAAACTGCATTTTTTTCAAAATATCATTATCGGTGGTGCGGCGGTTTCTGAAACCTTAAAAAATAAAATTCAAAGCGCTTTAAAATCGAGCGAAGGTCAGAACACACCGAAAATTTTCGAAACCTACGGCATGTCGGAAACTTTATCGCACATCGCGCTGAAAGAAATTTTCCCGGTTCCGGAGGCATTTTTTTCTGTTTTGCCGGACGTTGAAATTTCTACCGATGACAGAAACTGTCTCCAAATTTTCGCGTTAAATTTAAATTCCGAACTGCTTAAAACGAACGATTTAGTTGAGATCAAAAATCAAAACCAGTTTCGTTTTTTGGCTAGAATTGATCACGTGATCAATTCCGGTGGATTGAAAATTTATCCGGAAGAACTGGAAACTTTGGTAAAAAAAGTTCTGCCTCAGGAACTTATTTTTCTCGGAATCCCGGACGAAGTTCTCGGGCAGAAACTGGTTTTGGTTATTGAAGGCGCGGAAGATGAAACGCAAAAATTGCTGCTTAAAACCGTCAATTTTCCGACAAAAAATCATCAGCCGAAAGAAATTATTTTCCTTCAGGAATTTCCGCGCATCCCGAACGGAAAAATCGACCGCCAAAAGTTGCTTCAAATCGCAACCGAAAAAATCCGCCGCTAA